Sequence from the Pseudomonadota bacterium genome:
CCTGCCGTATCACCTCGGAATCCCCGATATGGTTGGCCAGACAGAGTACGAGCTTGGCATTTCGCCGGTGACTCTCCTGCTCGCTACACCCTGAGTGCAGGTCGATCAGCTGCTGGTAGATGTCGTCCGGCCGCGGCAGGTTTGGGTGTCGATTCAGGTCAGCCATGGCAAGCCTCCAAGGTCGGCCGGGGTGAACTGTTTCCACCGGGCGGCTACATACTGGTCCGGCCGCAGCAGATAGACGGCGCCAGGTTCCAACGCATAGCGCTCGACGGCCGTGGGCGACTCGGCCACCACCGTCGGCAGCTCCACGTCCGGGACCGGCGCATCAGCTAGAAGCCTCCAGCCGCCACCCAGTTTGCGCAGCAGCCAGCCGTCGTCCAGCGGCGCGTCGACCGCCGGGAAGCCGGGCGCCACGCCGCCGTCCCACGAGTCTCGATCCTTCACGGACAGACGGCTGTCGGGGTAGGCAACCGGAGTCGACAGGCGACCGGAATTCACGAAGGGGCGCGCAAACGGCTCATGCTCTGCAAGGTCCAGGACCGCGTCTCGAAACGCCTGGCTGACCTCAGATTTCGGCGTCATAAAGTCGGTTGACCGGCTGGAGTTCAGAATATTTTCATCGGCCGTTGTGATGGCCTCATCGTTATAGGTTTCGATGAGTGCCGGGTCCGCGCCGCGCAGGACGGCGTCGAGCTTCCAGCTCAGATTGTCGCAGTCGGCCACGCCGCCGTTGCACCCACGGGCACCAAACGGCGAAATGAGATGGGCTGAGTCTCCGATAAACACCACGCGGTCGTGAACAAAACGCGCCATGCGTCGGCACTGGAAGGTGTAGACCGAGTACCACTCTTCGCTGAACGGGATGTTGTCGCCGATCATTCCGCGAACCTTGGGTTCTACGTTTTCGGGCTTGATCGCCGCCTCCCGGTCGATTTCCCATCCGAGCTGGAAATCCAGGCGCCACACGTCATCGGGCTGTTTGTGTAGCAGCGACGAGGCGCCGCCCCAGGGTGGATCAAACCAGAACCAGCGCTCCGACGGACGTTGGTCTTCGAATTTCACGTCGGCGATCAGGAAGTTGTCCTCGAACACCCGGCCCTCAAAATCTAGGCCCAGCATCTCGCGCAGGGCGGACTTGGACCCGTCGCTGGCGATGATCCAATCAGCCGTCAGCGAGTAGTTTCCCGCATCGGTGCTGACTTCCAGCCGGTTTTGTGCCGGATCGATTGCGCTGACCTGGTGTCCCCAGCGAAGCTCGACGTTCGGGAGGGGCAGTAGGGCATCGACCAGGTACTCCTCAGCCCAGTACTGCTGAAGATTGATAAAGCCAGGCATCTCCTGGTCTTTGATCGGCAGCATGTCGAACTCGAACACCGGCTCGCGACGGCTGCCGCGAAACACCTTACCGACGTTCCAAATCACGCCCTTGTCGATCATGCGCTGCGCGACGCCAAGCCGGTTCCAGATGTCCAGCGTGCGTTTGGAAAAACAGATGGCTTTGGAACCGGCGGCGATGAAGTCGAGCTGGTTCAGCACCACCACGCGATGCCCACGTTGGCCAAGGTCTAGCGCTGCAGTCAGCCCGACGGGGCCGCCGCCGACAATGACCACCGGTGTCTGTTCCGCTCCGGTTGGCGGGGGTGTGGCCTCAAACTGCCGGTGCCGGGGGATATGGTCGAATCGATCACGAAGCATAGTGGGCCGTGCGGAGAGTTCTGTCACTTCAGCGAGCCTGTCGGGCGTCAGGCCAAGGCGATTCGTCGGGGTCATAGCCGTGGCTATGGCCGCGGCGGATCAACGCCGGAATGGCGCCCGACGGGCTCGCCCTGCGGGTCCATCGCTGGGTACGCCTGGCCGCGTTGCAAGCCTTGCCAAGGGCTACGGCCATTGGCTGCGGCTCGCGCCTTGCCAGACGAGCCCAGCGATGGACTGAAGGCACAGAACTATCCGCACGGCCCACTACTAATCCTGAAGCTGGTCCCACACCTCGCGGTCCCGCTCCATGGTCCAGATGCGGGGCCAGTCG
This genomic interval carries:
- a CDS encoding DUF2783 domain-containing protein; translated protein: MADLNRHPNLPRPDDIYQQLIDLHSGCSEQESHRRNAKLVLCLANHIGDSEVIRQAIEVAAREGRHD
- a CDS encoding FAD-dependent monooxygenase, whose protein sequence is MTELSARPTMLRDRFDHIPRHRQFEATPPPTGAEQTPVVIVGGGPVGLTAALDLGQRGHRVVVLNQLDFIAAGSKAICFSKRTLDIWNRLGVAQRMIDKGVIWNVGKVFRGSRREPVFEFDMLPIKDQEMPGFINLQQYWAEEYLVDALLPLPNVELRWGHQVSAIDPAQNRLEVSTDAGNYSLTADWIIASDGSKSALREMLGLDFEGRVFEDNFLIADVKFEDQRPSERWFWFDPPWGGASSLLHKQPDDVWRLDFQLGWEIDREAAIKPENVEPKVRGMIGDNIPFSEEWYSVYTFQCRRMARFVHDRVVFIGDSAHLISPFGARGCNGGVADCDNLSWKLDAVLRGADPALIETYNDEAITTADENILNSSRSTDFMTPKSEVSQAFRDAVLDLAEHEPFARPFVNSGRLSTPVAYPDSRLSVKDRDSWDGGVAPGFPAVDAPLDDGWLLRKLGGGWRLLADAPVPDVELPTVVAESPTAVERYALEPGAVYLLRPDQYVAARWKQFTPADLGGLPWLT